Genomic segment of Eupeodes corollae chromosome 2, idEupCoro1.1, whole genome shotgun sequence:
aatttgatgacaaaattttgatccgctcgaaaaatccaaactgcgatGACTGTATCATGGAGtggatgttggattgttggtctCTATTGGATTATCTGATGACATGCTGATAGTTCTGTCATTGGAAATGTTTGATGGAGACCCCAGgtaaaagacaataaaatggatacaaataaagaaaaaaagatccgAAAATTGGAATATTTATGAAAAGGTAATACAGTATCTCTAtatatattttgcagataacaAAGTATAAACAAACAATGCTGCTTCTCATTTTTTGCTGTTCACTGttcatgaaaaattatttataaaaattcataacTTTTGACATCTGGAACTTGGTCAATAGGATGCCGAAAGCTGACAGTGTCACGTTCTCTTTGACACTTTACAGAGTGATGCACACACGCGTATAAGACGCAAAGATGGTGCAAGCGAGTCATTTTAAGACTTctcatttaagtttaaaattatttatttgttcagaaaaattaaaaatcaattcataTTACTGTGGCCGAACATTGGTCCTTCGAAGCGAACGCGCAGGAAAGCGCTTCATTGTGCATTacatcatttgaaaaaaagttacgtCGCCATTGCGCTATTGTGAATCAGGCTTGAAACATCCCTTCAAATGACTCCTAAAGCTACCCCTCACCGCACCGACCCTTACCAATCACAACCACACCTGCTGCTGCTGCATGGTAGCATTTGTTTTGTTCGGATTTGAACAAGGTTGGATATTAGTGTAAGGACTGACAGCAAAAGGGGTTGcaaattaaaaagcttttaataacaaaatataaaataaactaacaaACAACCCAGAACATAGCATTAAAAAAGAGGAAAATGttttggctcaactttccattaccgcagcacgaatttcaactcgcggttttttttattcgatagatatgtgcaaataaataataactatagcaattttaaagcgaggaaacatttatttctatttttaattaatttttaaagttcacttttttccatacaaaacactcaaaaatggttgattttgacatttcttccctgttttttgttcagtgttgccatacttgttttttttttcttggtaatttcttttattttagtgctcaaatggaaaagtactttgcatatacccaaactcgcacccaccccaaatcctatagtgaccccaagcaggggggtcagctgttagtacgccgtgctatcaattaaaaaaaaacttgttttagactcaaaaaatgcaatacaaaaaaagtagggttaagtccgaaaaagaaaatatttttttttatgacttaaagttgtttcctcgccctaatatttaaaacatgttctattgagacccctaccttactgtacaaaaaaaatcagaaggaaattcgtgctgcggtaatggaaagtcgccccataATGCATGTGTCGTATGCAGTCcatgaatttgatttttcttaaattcgttgcttttgcttaagtttttaaataatcccCACAAAAACCAGACTTAGGAGCTTGcttcaagtttttaaataatccccacaaaaatatctctaaaatattaactttttttagatttcttagGTAGTTGCACAATTTGTTAAACTACTGGCCTGTATTTTGAATGGTAAATGAAGACAACGAAATTGAATTGGAAGGACAGAATTCTTTATTTCAAACTTGTTACTATGCATCGGAGTAATTATGATGAATCACttcttaaatataaatgtttttcgaAAAGAATCAAATTATTCAGTCAGCTTTCATTATAAGCACCTACAGAAAAattaactgacaattttttactatttatgacggaattttaaataaatgttcatagtttaatattacttttaaaaatgttaatttaaaatgattttaaatacaggacaaaaatatttaaataaaaatctatgcTTGTGTTTTATTCTTATTGTTATAGGCATACAgtcttttcttgaatttttgagaCTAGACTAGAGCAACGTTGGTTGGTAAGCTGATTTTATGGAATCACACTATCAAAGCAGGGGGGCTCAGATTTATCTCTTCTGTATTGCTAATtacaaatttgacaaattattcttaaaactttggaccgcaaaaaaatgtatgattgcAGATTTTGCTTTTGGATACGTTTTTAAGAGAGCAGCAATggtggtaagtgcgttggactgtcatgctaaaggtcttgggttcaacctACATTTTTTTCACGTTTACTGTCTCTTGAGAGAAGTTAACAAATTCTACAGGAAAAACTCTAatcataaaaagtgttttctcaaattagccgttcgcattcggcataaaaactgtaggtctcctccatccatgaaatgactcgcacacaATAATGGTTTGAAATGGGTGTtcttagtcactaggccctacgGATTGTTGcgttttctaatttatttatttttttatgtttttagccTCATATTCAAAAGATATCcttaatacaataaaataaagatataaagACTTGGTTGTTCTAATATTTAgaaagatatatttttcttcgaaacaaaaaagcaacccaaaaagtttttttttcgaaatggttAAACTTAGTTGTTCCATAAGTTCTGTATCTTTAGCGTTCATATCATTACTTTATGAATAAGTATTTAACCATATTTGAATTCTCTACAAGAAAACATGATTTGGGCGGTTTTCCTAGATATTAATCTTAAAGCAATAAATCGTAATAATTCCTTCCTTGTAAGCAaatcagttatttttttaacatcaagccCATTAGTTAACTTTCCACACTCCGTAAAAATGAAGCTCAACATCTGGCAAAAGGCATTAAAGTTGACCgctattgattttttcaaaaacaccagCTTAACTGGATTTAAACTTTTGTCCTTTCTTGGACACTCAAAGTTTTTGCAGTGTGTTAAAAGTTATTTGCACATATTAGAccattatttgtcaaaaaattactgttttttcAGGTCcatttggattccttttttacTAACTGGAGTTATAGCAGGTACCTTCATCACGGGccattgtttatattattttcaattaaatccaACTGTGACGTATGTGAACTCTTTTCGTCATCCAGTTTCGGAAGTTCCTTTTCCCGGAGTTTCAATATGTAGTGTTAATAAAATAAGCAAACGTGCAATTTTGGAATATGCAAGAAATATGTATCCTATCAAAAGCTACAAATTAAAATAGGTTTTATAGATATACTTTAATTTACTAACAGCAGTGAACTACACAAAGATCTCGATGAAAATGTTCTTTTAGAACGATTTGAACTTTTTGGAGGATTGTTCGATAGCTCTGGATTCGATATTGACAATGCATACGATTTACAAGTATTTCTCGACACCACTCTATCTATAAAACCCggcttttttgatatttatgaaCTACTGATCAAAGTAAGTACCGTCTCCTATAGCTCTctgtaaaaataaactatataatgaattgtatatttttaataaagttggcTCCTAAGTGTGAGGAACTACTTCGAAAATGTAGCTGGGCTGGAAAAATCTACCCCTGTGAAGAACTTTTTAGACGTGAAGTGACACCAGAaggattttgttgtttgtttaactACAACAGATTGGGCCGGAAGataaagtgaatttttaaaattaagcttaTCATTTAAAACTCGTTTTATTATGTTCTccctttttttaagtgaaacattcataaaatatttagatgTTTTTGGAAAAGACATGGGCCTGAAAGTACTGTTGAACACTTCATTGGATGACAATTTTTACAGTCAACGAAGCACTACTGGATTTATTGTTCAAATATTTAACAGTATTTTCTATCCAGATATTTTAACAGGAGAAATGTCTGAATTCCCAGTTTCACCAAACACTGATGTGCTGCTTCCATTGCAGATAAATTTTCAGATCACTGATGACGAAGTTAGAAACTATAAAGTTGGGCAAAGGCGTTGTTATTTTGCAGACGAATTGCCAAAAGAATATGGCATGCAATACAGTCAGCCAGAATGTCTGTTAAAGTGTAAACTTCAAAACATTCAATCTCTTTGTAATTGTATTCCGTTTTATACGCCAAGAGATTTCATTGAACCTCCTGTTAGTTACTGCAATCTAGCAAACTTGGAATGTTTAAGTAGGTATAAAggtaatttaattaatgaaataatcTATGTTTTGGTTACAAATACCTTTATGGTATATTACCTGGGAACCTTTAAAATTGCtcatttttggaatttatattttaaaccaaCTTAATCAAAAGCagacatattttgaaaaattcttttatgaaatgaaGGGATCCTTTAAGAACTACCattctatgatttttttttttgattatgattatttttgtaGTAACATGGACATCTTATCGACCAATGGAGGATTCTGTAGAATCACAACAGGAAATGGAATACGCTCTGACTTGTGGTAGTTGTCAGCCACTATGCAACATGCTCGAATATGAGTACCAGTTAGATAAATCTGATTTTGATCCGGAGAATATTATCTTTGAGTTAGACGATTTCTTGTAAGTTGATTTCAGAATAAGTTTTATAGTCAAAAACAcgtttaaataattaagtatttattttatttgctttgtttttttttttttttgtcgaaccaaaaaggtatttaaagatgttttgaaaaatgaaactcAATACAATTcagtttattattgttttttaatattttagacaCAATGAAACTCAGTTAGAAGATACCAGCCTTTTGCGAATATTTCATGCTACACCTTATTGTGCCCAGTATAAGAAACaacttatttattcaaataatggCCTTCTTGGTAAGTTTGAatgattaaatttttgaattaatgtttttgtaaaacttttatatGTTTTAGCCAATGTTGGTGGAATTCTCGGTATAAGTATAGGTTGTTCGTTGATGAGTTTGATAGAAATTGCTTACTACACAACAATTAAgtcttttaaatacttaaagagGTTACGTGAGACCAGAGCCATTGGCAAAAATTGAAGTAATCGTTGGAAAACCTTAATGTTAACAAAATTCAAAGGtcaatacaataatttaatacaaaaatgttgaagccTGTTTctattgttgaatttttgaatataaccgattaatattaaatatgagCACTCAAAACAAATTGAGTCATTAGGAGTTAGTGTAAAATGGGAAGTCAAAATGCGCGGTTATTTGCTGAGTATAGTGAACATTTTTGAGGGAATGCATGTGATCAATTTGTTGACCTTATTGCAGTTGACTATAAATGTGAGCCGAGTGTAGTGAAAATCGTAATTTtctcattgtttttaattaaaattaaataatttatttatttatttattatttatacattttttttgagtatattgaaattaatattcTGCAAAAGGTATTGTTACATTTCGTTTTCTGAAGGcattttataaagggtgatttttttgaggttaggattttcatgcattagtatttgacagatcacgcgggatttcagacatggtgtcaaagagaaagatgctcagtttgctttgacatttcatcatgaatagacttactaacgagcaacgcttgcaaatcattgaattttattaccaaaatcagtgttcggttcgaaatgtgtttcacgctttacgtccgatttatggtctacataatcgaccaagtgagcaaacaattaatgcgattgtgaccaagtttcgcactgagtttactttattggacattaaaccaaccacacgaatgcgtacagtgcgtacagaagataatattgcgtctgtttctgagagtgttgctgaagaccgtgaaatgtcgattcgtcgccgttcgcagcaattgggtttgtgttattcgaccacatggaagattttacgcaaagatcttggtgtaaaaccgtataaaatacagctcgtgcaagaactgaagccgaacgatctgccacaacgtcgaattttcagtgaatgggccctagaaaagttggcagaaaatccgcttttttatcgaaaaattttgttcagcgatgaggctcatttctggttgaatggctacgtaaataagcaaaattgccgcatttagagtgaagagcaaccagaagccgttcaagaactgcccatgcatcccgaaaaatgcactgtttggtgtggtttgtacgctggtggaatcattggaccgtattttttcaaagatgctgttggacgcaacgttacggtgaatggcgatcgctatcgttcaatgctaacaaactttttgttgccaaaaatggaagaactgaacttggttgacatgtggtttcaacaagatggcgctacatgccacacagctcgcgattctatggccattttgagggaaaacttcggagaacaattcatctcaaggaatggaccggtaagttggccaccaagatcatgcgatttgacgcctttagactattttttgtggggctacgtcaagtctaaagtctacacaaataagccagcaactattccagctttggaagacaacatttccgaagaaattcgggctattccggccgaaatgctcgaaaaagttacccaaaattggactttccgaatggatcacctaagacgcagccgcggtcaacatttaaatgaaattatcttcaaaaagtaaatgtcatgtcATGtcatctaacgtttcaaataaagaatcgatgagattttgcaaattttatgggtttttttttttttttgaaagttctcaagctcttaaaaaatcaccgtttatttcctttattttaatgGTAGATGAAAGAACTCATCAGCTTCACAATTAAAGAAGTGCAAGGTTTTCATGGACGAGCTAAAATAAAGTAGCCACTTTTGACAGACCGTTGTAAGAAATTGAGGTTGgactttgcaaaaaaatacaaaaataatagtataaaaaaatacaaaaataaaccgtTTTGGATCCGATGGCTGTCAATGGATTTGGAAACCTAGTGAATGAATAAGCGATCCGATCGTGAAACCAACACTCAAATTTGGAGGAGGAAATCTTATGATTTGGGGGTGCATGTGCACGGAAGGGGTCGGTGAATTGCGGAACAATACGACACCATTTTGGGAGAAGGACTCCCAAGACGCCtgcaaaaatgaaacaaaagtgTGTCGGGCATCATCTTCCAGCAAGATAAGAGGAATAAAAGCAGCACTCAAagccatacaaaatattaagcaACCTGAATTTCACAGTCAACAAATTGATGAAgtgctctttttttattttttaattaatgtaatTAAGTAAATACATAGATGAATTTtgatgttcttaattttttaattcaactattATGCTATTtcgttattttgtaaaaaaaatcgttgaaaTATCtggataaataaaaaagttataaataaaccgttgtgaaaattttgtgaTCAATAAGTTGAGTGATTGTATGTAGAGTAAGTGCGGCAAATGTGGCTTACGTGGTTAGTATGGCCCAAAACGGTATTTCCCAAACCGGAACCCAgagcgaaaaaaaatgttgcattaCGAACACGTTCAAACCGGTTTAGCCTCAGTCTTTAGTGCTTAATGTGCCGCGCGATTCTATTTTTTTGGTAAGTTTTcttaagtgttttaaaattaaatttttttattaattaattaattaatattttcttaacatgTGTGATAtcatgattaaaaaaatatataaagtttaTATATATGACCCACCCTTGGCCATATTTAACACCAGTTGGGCCATATTGgccacaatttgtttttatatgatttttgaagttcctttaaatttttgtttttaactttctgttatgtttattttttttgttaaagtttttaaaagctgaattgaaaatgttttgttagactgttaaataaaaagaattagaCTTAAATTtatcgttttatttaaaaaaaaatgttaagggtGGGCCATATTTGCAGCACTTACCTTACGCACAcatgagtagtttttttttcaatgaaagtcctgataattttctaaataaaaaaaattaaattaggtggcgtaacagtcctttgggaactagggcctagtgacttacaacttttaaccatttctgtgtgcgagtaatgaaATGAGGGAtgcaggggacctacagttttaagccgaaaacAAACGGCTTGTTTaagaagcacttttcatgaaaagaattactcttggagaatttttcaattcctcgcaagaggcagtacccatttTCTTCACAGGTACCGCTTCTTGCGAATAAGACtaagatttgtattttgaaaaatcgtcatacaatttgtttttaagggaGATGTTTTGCTTTATTTAACCTTTCAAACGAGTTTCTGGTTATCTAGCATTTTAAAgggggcatattttaaaaacctcacGTGAAGGCGAAATTCGAATTTAGTATAActcaatgtttaaaaaagtactttttagtttgtgtgacagaaaaaaacgtaatatgaaacaaaaaaaaaacatttaagatgATCATTGGCcagttaaatacaaaaagatattttcgaatttcttttcgaaattttatattttgcagttaactttacattatttattgataaattatatattatatttttatagaacTTACAAACTCCCAGAAACTTGTCAACAAATATTCATTGTGGAATACTTCCGTTTTTCCACTTTAGAACACACTTTCTCTTTGCTTctatatttgttgaaaaataaaatatgaaaaaaaatttacagtGGCGAGCAAAACTGGTCGGATGTTTGTCAAACCTAAGTTCATATTGCTGTTAAACTTGTAAAAATTACTCAATTTGCTTCCGGTTTTCAattattaattctttatttattactcTCATCattgaataacaaaaaatttaataaaacaaacaaaaaatagaaaatagaaaatagaaaaaacaacaaaagtcaaTAAGTCCACTTTTGCACGGAAGACTCAGCATACAAAAAGCaatgatttatataaaattttagtacTTGGACCAGAGGccctttctttttaaaacacaaattctCAATTGGATTAAGATCTGGGCTTTGTGCAGgccattttaatgtttaaaatggTTGGTTTTCAAGCCACTCTTTGACTACTTTTGAGGTATGCTTGGGTTGGAATACAATTTCCTCAATTGGATACGCACACTGGTCAACAAACTCAGGcaaatatgtttgcaaaatatttaggAAGTCTTCCTTCTTCATTATTCCTTCTATTTTATGGATAGGACCGACGTGCCACCAAGTGAAACATGCCCACGCCATTATACTACCACCGCCATGTTTCATAGTTTGTTTGACTTGATGTTGCTGAAGCTGCTCACGAGGTCGGTGCCAATAATAAGACTTACCATCCGATAAAATACGATTGATCTTGGTTTCATCAGACCATATAATGCGTTTCCAGTCTTCAACAGACCAGTTTTTGTG
This window contains:
- the LOC129948003 gene encoding pickpocket protein 28-like, which encodes MKLNIWQKALKLTAIDFFKNTSLTGFKLLSFLGHSKFLQSIWIPFLLTGVIAGTFITGHCLYYFQLNPTVTYVNSFRHPVSEVPFPGVSICSVNKISKRAILEYARNISELHKDLDENVLLERFELFGGLFDSSGFDIDNAYDLQVFLDTTLSIKPGFFDIYELLIKLAPKCEELLRKCSWAGKIYPCEELFRREVTPEGFCCLFNYNRLGRKINETFIKYLDVFGKDMGLKVLLNTSLDDNFYSQRSTTGFIVQIFNSIFYPDILTGEMSEFPVSPNTDVLLPLQINFQITDDEVRNYKVGQRRCYFADELPKEYGMQYSQPECLLKCKLQNIQSLCNCIPFYTPRDFIEPPVSYCNLANLECLSRYKVTWTSYRPMEDSVESQQEMEYALTCGSCQPLCNMLEYEYQLDKSDFDPENIIFELDDFLHNETQLEDTSLLRIFHATPYCAQYKKQLIYSNNGLLANVGGILGISIGCSLMSLIEIAYYTTIKSFKYLKRLRETRAIGKN